In one window of Syngnathus scovelli strain Florida chromosome 20, RoL_Ssco_1.2, whole genome shotgun sequence DNA:
- the LOC125990195 gene encoding mucin-2-like isoform X13, whose product MKTIGLAAAAVVLSLTAWVLYEIKRTPVSAKLTLSEQKQELSTLTTKEPALNVTSVLVKTTKLPNTTLTTKTPALNVTSVSKLPNTTLTTKTPALNVTSVSKLPNTTLTTKTPALNVTSVSKLPNTTLTTKTPALNVTSVLKLPNTTLTTKTPEMNVTSVSVKPTVQGQQQEVPNTTLTTKKPEMNVTSVSVKPTVQGEQQELPNTTLTTKKPEMNVTSVSVNTTVQGAQQKLPNTTLTTKKPAMNVTSVSAKPTVKGKEENTLTTKKKMNVNSNFVLDILKDLYNLTDEEPEEKKLPNTTLTTKKPAMNVTSVSVKTTAQGQQQKLPNTTLTTKKPAMNVTSVSIKTTELPNTTLTTKKPEMNVTSVSVKPTVQGEQQKLPNTTTTTKKPEMNVTSVSLLNTTMTTKKPPMNVTSVSVKTTVQGEQQKLPNTTLTTKKPEMNVTSVSVNPMVQRQQQELPNTTLTKKPEMNVTSVSVKPTVQGEQQKLPNTTMTTKKPEMNVTSVSVKPTVQGEQQKLPNTTLTTKKPEMNVTSVSVKPTVQGEQQKLPNTTLTTKKPAMNVTSVKPTVQGQQQKLPNTTLTTKKPDMNVTSVSVKPTVQGEQQKLPNTTMTTKKPAVNVTSVSVKPTVNGQQQKLPNTTLTTKKPALNVTSVSVLLQKLPNTTKTTKKPMNKLLKTLTTKKPRISVVKPELFTELQLAKYYVWIYSNTNVSIIINPQDLNLEVLEVNLVSEHRGKKLLTLRFSMTNQTAKLITDTHVSPLPLIQNEMTWPYRLGVNYKIVIQKNGNYWTVNFSNKLVLCFTLEKRQVISQVEVSGRIVTIRKVEVFRDV is encoded by the exons ATGAAGACAATTGGACTGGCCGCGGCCGCGGTCGTTCTATCGCTTACTGCCTGGGTGCTTTATG AGATCAAAAGGACCCCAGTCTCGGCGAAGCTCACATTATCTGAACAGAAGCAG GAGCTGTCAACACTGACCACTAAGGAACCAGCGCTGAACGTGACCTCAGTCTTGGTAAAGACCACG aagctgccCAACACTACACTGACCACTAAGACACCAGCGCTGAACGTGACCTCAGTCTCG aagctgccCAACACCACACTGACCACTAAGACACCAGCGCTGAACGTGACCTCAGTCTCG aagctgccCAACACTACACTGACCACTAAGACACCAGCGCTGAACGTGACCTCAGTCTCG aagctgccCAACACCACACTGACCACTAAGACACCAGCGCTGAACGTGACCTCAGTCTTG aagctgccCAACACTACACTGACCACTAAGACACCAGAGATGAACGTGACCTCCGTCTCGGTGAAGCCCACGGTGCAAGGACagcagcag gaGGTGCCCAACACTACACTGACCACTAAGAAACCAGAGATGAACGTGACCTCCGTCTCGGTGAAGCCCACGGTGCAAGGAGagcagcag gaGCTGCCCAACACCACACTGACCACTAAGAAACCAGAGATGAACGTGACCTCAGTCTCCGTAAACACCACGGTGCAAGGAGCGCAGCAG aagctgccCAACACCACACTGACCACTAAGAAACCAGCGATGAACGTGACTTCAGTCTCGGCGAAGCCCACGGTCAAAGGAAAGGAGGAG AACACACTGACCACTAAGAAAAAGATGAATGTCAACTCTAACTTTGTTTTGGACATACTGAAG gaCCTGTATAACCTGACCGATGAGGAACCAGAGGAGAAG aagctgccCAACACTACACTGACCACTAAGAAACCAGCGATGAACGTGACCTCAGTCTCGGTGAAGACCACGGCGCAAGGACAGCAGCAG aagctgccCAACACCACACTGACCACCAAGAAACCAGCAATGAACGTGACCTCAGTCTCGATAAAGACCACG gagCTGCCCAACACCACACTGACCACCAAGAAACCAGAGATGAACGTGACCTCAGTCTCGGTGAAGCCCACGGTGCAAGGAGAGCAGCAG aagctgccCAACACCACAACGACCACCAAGAAACCAGAGATGAATGTGACCTCAGTCTCG CTGCTCAACACCACAATGACCACCAAGAAACCACCGATGAACGTGACCTCAGTCTCCGTAAAGACCACGGTGCAAGGAGAGCAGCAG aagctgccCAACACTACACTGACCACTAAGAAACCAGAGATGAACGTGACCTCCGTCTCGGTGAACCCCATGGTGCAAAGACAGCAGCAG gaGCTGCCCAACACCACACTGACCAAGAAACCAGAGATGAACGTGACCTCAGTCTCGGTGAAGCCAACGGTGCAAGGAGAGCAGCAG aagctgccCAACACCACAATGACCACTAAGAAACCAGAGATGAACGTGACCTCAGTCTCGGTGAAGCCCACGGTGCAAGGAGAGCAGCAG aagctgccCAACACCACACTGACCACCAAGAAACCAGAGATGAACGTGACCTCAGTCTCGGTGAAGCCAACGGTGCAAGGAGAGCAGCAG aagctgccCAACACCACACTGACCACCAAGAAACCAGCGATGAACGTGACCTCAGTGAAGCCCACGGTGCAAGGACAGCAGCAG aagctgccCAACACCACACTGACCACCAAGAAACCAGATATGAACGTGACCTCAGTCTCGGTGAAGCCAACGGTGCAAGGAGAGCAGCAG aagctgccCAACACCACAATGACCACTAAGAAACCAGCGGTGAACGTGACCTCAGTCTCGGTGAAGCCCACGGTGAACGGACAGCAGCAG aagctgccCAACACCACACTGACCACTAAGAAACCAGCGCTGAATGTGACCTCAGTCTCG GTTCTTTTGCAGAAGCTTCCCAACACCACAAAAACCACCAAGAAACCAATGAAC AAGCTGCTCAAAACATTGACCACTAAGAAACCAAGGATCAGCGTGGTGAAGCCCGAATTGTTTACAGAGCTGCAG TTGGCTAAGTACTAcgtttggatttactccaacacCAACGTTTCCATCATCATCAACCCACAAGACCTGAATCTCGAAGT TCTTGAAGTCAATCTGGTGTCGGAGCACCGTGGCAAAAAGCTGTTGACCCTTCGGTTTTCAATGACAAACCAAACCGCCAAGCTTATCACAGACACCCATGTTTCGCCACTACCGCTGATCCAGAACGAAATGACCTGGCCTTATCGTCTTGGAGTCAACTACAAG atTGTTATCCAGAAAAACGGCAACTACTGGACCGTGAACTTCAGCAACAAGCTCGTGCTGTGTTTCACGCTTGAGAAGAGACAAGTCATCAGCCAGGTGGAGGTGTCCGGCCGGATCGTTACCATCAGGAAAGTGGAGGTTTTCAGGGATGTTTGA
- the LOC125990195 gene encoding mucin-2-like isoform X24: MKTIGLAAAAVVLSLTAWVLYEIKRTPVSAKLTLSEQKQELSTLTTKEPALNVTSVLVKTTKLPNTTLTTKTPALNVTSVSKLPNTTLTTKTPALNVTSVSKLPNTTLTTKTPALNVTSVSKLPNTTLTTKTPALNVTSVLKLPNTTLTTKTPEMNVTSVSVKPTVQGQQQEVPNTTLTTKKPEMNVTSVSVKPTVQGEQQELPNTTLTTKKPEMNVTSVSVNTTVQGAQQKLPNTTLTTKKPAMNVTSVSAKPTVKGKEENTLTTKKKMNVNSNFVLDILKDLYNLTDEEPEEKKLPNTTLTTKKPAMNVTSVSVKTTAQGQQQKLPNTTLTTKKPAMNVTSVSIKTTELPNTTLTTKKPEMNVTSVSVKPTVQGEQQKLPNTTTTTKKPEMNVTSVSLLNTTMTTKKPPMNVTSVSVKTTVQGEQQKLPNTTLTTKKPEMNVTSVSVNPMVQRQQQELPNTTLTKKPEMNVTSVSVKPTVQGEQQKLPNTTMTTKKPEMNVTSVSVKPTVQGEQQKLPNTTMTTKKPEMNVTSVSVKPTVQGEQQKLPNTTLTTKKPEMNVTSVSVKPTVQGEQQKLPNTTMTTKKPAVNVTSVSVKPTVNGQQQKLPNTTLTTKKPALNVTSVSVLLQKLPNTTKTTKKPMNKLLKTLTTKKPRISVVKPELFTELQLAKYYVWIYSNTNVSIIINPQDLNLEVLEVNLVSEHRGKKLLTLRFSMTNQTAKLITDTHVSPLPLIQNEMTWPYRLGVNYKIVIQKNGNYWTVNFSNKLVLCFTLEKRQVISQVEVSGRIVTIRKVEVFRDV; encoded by the exons ATGAAGACAATTGGACTGGCCGCGGCCGCGGTCGTTCTATCGCTTACTGCCTGGGTGCTTTATG AGATCAAAAGGACCCCAGTCTCGGCGAAGCTCACATTATCTGAACAGAAGCAG GAGCTGTCAACACTGACCACTAAGGAACCAGCGCTGAACGTGACCTCAGTCTTGGTAAAGACCACG aagctgccCAACACTACACTGACCACTAAGACACCAGCGCTGAACGTGACCTCAGTCTCG aagctgccCAACACCACACTGACCACTAAGACACCAGCGCTGAACGTGACCTCAGTCTCG aagctgccCAACACTACACTGACCACTAAGACACCAGCGCTGAACGTGACCTCAGTCTCG aagctgccCAACACCACACTGACCACTAAGACACCAGCGCTGAACGTGACCTCAGTCTTG aagctgccCAACACTACACTGACCACTAAGACACCAGAGATGAACGTGACCTCCGTCTCGGTGAAGCCCACGGTGCAAGGACagcagcag gaGGTGCCCAACACTACACTGACCACTAAGAAACCAGAGATGAACGTGACCTCCGTCTCGGTGAAGCCCACGGTGCAAGGAGagcagcag gaGCTGCCCAACACCACACTGACCACTAAGAAACCAGAGATGAACGTGACCTCAGTCTCCGTAAACACCACGGTGCAAGGAGCGCAGCAG aagctgccCAACACCACACTGACCACTAAGAAACCAGCGATGAACGTGACTTCAGTCTCGGCGAAGCCCACGGTCAAAGGAAAGGAGGAG AACACACTGACCACTAAGAAAAAGATGAATGTCAACTCTAACTTTGTTTTGGACATACTGAAG gaCCTGTATAACCTGACCGATGAGGAACCAGAGGAGAAG aagctgccCAACACTACACTGACCACTAAGAAACCAGCGATGAACGTGACCTCAGTCTCGGTGAAGACCACGGCGCAAGGACAGCAGCAG aagctgccCAACACCACACTGACCACCAAGAAACCAGCAATGAACGTGACCTCAGTCTCGATAAAGACCACG gagCTGCCCAACACCACACTGACCACCAAGAAACCAGAGATGAACGTGACCTCAGTCTCGGTGAAGCCCACGGTGCAAGGAGAGCAGCAG aagctgccCAACACCACAACGACCACCAAGAAACCAGAGATGAATGTGACCTCAGTCTCG CTGCTCAACACCACAATGACCACCAAGAAACCACCGATGAACGTGACCTCAGTCTCCGTAAAGACCACGGTGCAAGGAGAGCAGCAG aagctgccCAACACTACACTGACCACTAAGAAACCAGAGATGAACGTGACCTCCGTCTCGGTGAACCCCATGGTGCAAAGACAGCAGCAG gaGCTGCCCAACACCACACTGACCAAGAAACCAGAGATGAACGTGACCTCAGTCTCGGTGAAGCCAACGGTGCAAGGAGAGCAGCAG aagctgccCAACACCACAATGACCACTAAGAAACCAGAGATGAACGTGACCTCAGTCTCGGTGAAGCCAACGGTGCAAGGAGAGCAGCAG aagctgccCAACACCACAATGACCACTAAGAAACCAGAGATGAACGTGACCTCAGTCTCGGTGAAGCCCACGGTGCAAGGAGAGCAGCAG aagctgccCAACACCACACTGACCACCAAGAAACCAGAGATGAACGTGACCTCAGTCTCGGTGAAGCCAACGGTGCAAGGAGAGCAGCAG aagctgccCAACACCACAATGACCACTAAGAAACCAGCGGTGAACGTGACCTCAGTCTCGGTGAAGCCCACGGTGAACGGACAGCAGCAG aagctgccCAACACCACACTGACCACTAAGAAACCAGCGCTGAATGTGACCTCAGTCTCG GTTCTTTTGCAGAAGCTTCCCAACACCACAAAAACCACCAAGAAACCAATGAAC AAGCTGCTCAAAACATTGACCACTAAGAAACCAAGGATCAGCGTGGTGAAGCCCGAATTGTTTACAGAGCTGCAG TTGGCTAAGTACTAcgtttggatttactccaacacCAACGTTTCCATCATCATCAACCCACAAGACCTGAATCTCGAAGT TCTTGAAGTCAATCTGGTGTCGGAGCACCGTGGCAAAAAGCTGTTGACCCTTCGGTTTTCAATGACAAACCAAACCGCCAAGCTTATCACAGACACCCATGTTTCGCCACTACCGCTGATCCAGAACGAAATGACCTGGCCTTATCGTCTTGGAGTCAACTACAAG atTGTTATCCAGAAAAACGGCAACTACTGGACCGTGAACTTCAGCAACAAGCTCGTGCTGTGTTTCACGCTTGAGAAGAGACAAGTCATCAGCCAGGTGGAGGTGTCCGGCCGGATCGTTACCATCAGGAAAGTGGAGGTTTTCAGGGATGTTTGA
- the LOC125990195 gene encoding mucin-2-like isoform X11, giving the protein MKTIGLAAAAVVLSLTAWVLYEIKRTPVSAKLTLSEQKQELSTLTTKEPALNVTSVLVKTTKLPNTTLTTKTPALNVTSVSKLPNTTLTTKTPALNVTSVSKLPNTTLTTKTPALNVTSVSKLPNTTLTTKTPALNVTSVLKLPNTTLTTKTPEMNVTSVSVKPTVQGQQQEVPNTTLTTKKPEMNVTSVSVKPTVQGEQQELPNTTLTTKKPEMNVTSVSVNTTVQGAQQKLPNTTLTTKKPAMNVTSVSAKPTVKGKEENTLTTKKKMNVNSNFVLDILKDLYNLTDEEPEEKKLPNTTLTTKKPAMNVTSVSVKTTAQGQQQKLPNTTLTTKKPAMNVTSVSIKTTELPNTTLTTKKPEMNVTSVSVKPTVQGEQQKLPNTTTTTKKPEMNVTSVSLLNTTMTTKKPPMNVTSVSVKTTVQGEQQKLPNTTLTTKKPEMNVTSVSVNPMVQRQQQELPNTTLTKKPEMNVTSVSVKPTVQGEQQKLPNTTMTTKKPEMNVTSVSVKPTVQGEQQKLPNTTMTTKKPEMNVTSVSVKPTVQGEQQKLPNTTLTTKKPEMNVTSVSVKPTVQGEQQKLPNTTLTTKKPDMNVTSVSVKPTVQGEQQKLPNTTMTTKKPAVNVTSVSVKPTVNGQQQKLPNTTLTTKKPALNVTSVSVLLQKLPNTTKTTKKPMNKLLKTLTTKKPRISVVKPELFTELQLAKYYVWIYSNTNVSIIINPQDLNLEVLEVNLVSEHRGKKLLTLRFSMTNQTAKLITDTHVSPLPLIQNEMTWPYRLGVNYKIVIQKNGNYWTVNFSNKLVLCFTLEKRQVISQVEVSGRIVTIRKVEVFRDV; this is encoded by the exons ATGAAGACAATTGGACTGGCCGCGGCCGCGGTCGTTCTATCGCTTACTGCCTGGGTGCTTTATG AGATCAAAAGGACCCCAGTCTCGGCGAAGCTCACATTATCTGAACAGAAGCAG GAGCTGTCAACACTGACCACTAAGGAACCAGCGCTGAACGTGACCTCAGTCTTGGTAAAGACCACG aagctgccCAACACTACACTGACCACTAAGACACCAGCGCTGAACGTGACCTCAGTCTCG aagctgccCAACACCACACTGACCACTAAGACACCAGCGCTGAACGTGACCTCAGTCTCG aagctgccCAACACTACACTGACCACTAAGACACCAGCGCTGAACGTGACCTCAGTCTCG aagctgccCAACACCACACTGACCACTAAGACACCAGCGCTGAACGTGACCTCAGTCTTG aagctgccCAACACTACACTGACCACTAAGACACCAGAGATGAACGTGACCTCCGTCTCGGTGAAGCCCACGGTGCAAGGACagcagcag gaGGTGCCCAACACTACACTGACCACTAAGAAACCAGAGATGAACGTGACCTCCGTCTCGGTGAAGCCCACGGTGCAAGGAGagcagcag gaGCTGCCCAACACCACACTGACCACTAAGAAACCAGAGATGAACGTGACCTCAGTCTCCGTAAACACCACGGTGCAAGGAGCGCAGCAG aagctgccCAACACCACACTGACCACTAAGAAACCAGCGATGAACGTGACTTCAGTCTCGGCGAAGCCCACGGTCAAAGGAAAGGAGGAG AACACACTGACCACTAAGAAAAAGATGAATGTCAACTCTAACTTTGTTTTGGACATACTGAAG gaCCTGTATAACCTGACCGATGAGGAACCAGAGGAGAAG aagctgccCAACACTACACTGACCACTAAGAAACCAGCGATGAACGTGACCTCAGTCTCGGTGAAGACCACGGCGCAAGGACAGCAGCAG aagctgccCAACACCACACTGACCACCAAGAAACCAGCAATGAACGTGACCTCAGTCTCGATAAAGACCACG gagCTGCCCAACACCACACTGACCACCAAGAAACCAGAGATGAACGTGACCTCAGTCTCGGTGAAGCCCACGGTGCAAGGAGAGCAGCAG aagctgccCAACACCACAACGACCACCAAGAAACCAGAGATGAATGTGACCTCAGTCTCG CTGCTCAACACCACAATGACCACCAAGAAACCACCGATGAACGTGACCTCAGTCTCCGTAAAGACCACGGTGCAAGGAGAGCAGCAG aagctgccCAACACTACACTGACCACTAAGAAACCAGAGATGAACGTGACCTCCGTCTCGGTGAACCCCATGGTGCAAAGACAGCAGCAG gaGCTGCCCAACACCACACTGACCAAGAAACCAGAGATGAACGTGACCTCAGTCTCGGTGAAGCCAACGGTGCAAGGAGAGCAGCAG aagctgccCAACACCACAATGACCACTAAGAAACCAGAGATGAACGTGACCTCAGTCTCGGTGAAGCCAACGGTGCAAGGAGAGCAGCAG aagctgccCAACACCACAATGACCACTAAGAAACCAGAGATGAACGTGACCTCAGTCTCGGTGAAGCCCACGGTGCAAGGAGAGCAGCAG aagctgccCAACACCACACTGACCACCAAGAAACCAGAGATGAACGTGACCTCAGTCTCGGTGAAGCCAACGGTGCAAGGAGAGCAGCAG aagctgccCAACACCACACTGACCACCAAGAAACCAGATATGAACGTGACCTCAGTCTCGGTGAAGCCAACGGTGCAAGGAGAGCAGCAG aagctgccCAACACCACAATGACCACTAAGAAACCAGCGGTGAACGTGACCTCAGTCTCGGTGAAGCCCACGGTGAACGGACAGCAGCAG aagctgccCAACACCACACTGACCACTAAGAAACCAGCGCTGAATGTGACCTCAGTCTCG GTTCTTTTGCAGAAGCTTCCCAACACCACAAAAACCACCAAGAAACCAATGAAC AAGCTGCTCAAAACATTGACCACTAAGAAACCAAGGATCAGCGTGGTGAAGCCCGAATTGTTTACAGAGCTGCAG TTGGCTAAGTACTAcgtttggatttactccaacacCAACGTTTCCATCATCATCAACCCACAAGACCTGAATCTCGAAGT TCTTGAAGTCAATCTGGTGTCGGAGCACCGTGGCAAAAAGCTGTTGACCCTTCGGTTTTCAATGACAAACCAAACCGCCAAGCTTATCACAGACACCCATGTTTCGCCACTACCGCTGATCCAGAACGAAATGACCTGGCCTTATCGTCTTGGAGTCAACTACAAG atTGTTATCCAGAAAAACGGCAACTACTGGACCGTGAACTTCAGCAACAAGCTCGTGCTGTGTTTCACGCTTGAGAAGAGACAAGTCATCAGCCAGGTGGAGGTGTCCGGCCGGATCGTTACCATCAGGAAAGTGGAGGTTTTCAGGGATGTTTGA
- the LOC125990195 gene encoding mucin-2-like isoform X6 encodes MKTIGLAAAAVVLSLTAWVLYEIKRTPVSAKLTLSEQKQELSTLTTKEPALNVTSVLVKTTKLPNTTLTTKTPALNVTSVSKLPNTTLTTKTPALNVTSVSKLPNTTLTTKTPALNVTSVLKLPNTTLTTKTPEMNVTSVSVKPTVQGQQQEVPNTTLTTKKPEMNVTSVSVKPTVQGEQQELPNTTLTTKKPEMNVTSVSVNTTVQGAQQKLPNTTLTTKKPAMNVTSVSAKPTVKGKEENTLTTKKKMNVNSNFVLDILKDLYNLTDEEPEEKKLPNTTLTTKKPAMNVTSVSVKTTAQGQQQKLPNTTLTTKKPAMNVTSVSIKTTELPNTTLTTKKPEMNVTSVSVKPTVQGEQQKLPNTTTTTKKPEMNVTSVSLLNTTMTTKKPPMNVTSVSVKTTVQGEQQKLPNTTLTTKKPEMNVTSVSVNPMVQRQQQELPNTTLTKKPEMNVTSVSVKPTVQGEQQKLPNTTMTTKKPEMNVTSVSVKPTVQGEQQKLPNTTMTTKKPEMNVTSVSVKPTVQGEQQKLPNTTLTTKKPEMNVTSVSVKPTVQGEQQKLPNTTLTTKKPAMNVTSVKPTVQGQQQKLPNTTLTTKKPDMNVTSVSVKPTVQGEQQKLPNTTMTTKKPAVNVTSVSVKPTVNGQQQKLPNTTLTTKKPALNVTSVSVLLQKLPNTTKTTKKPMNKLLKTLTTKKPRISVVKPELFTELQLAKYYVWIYSNTNVSIIINPQDLNLEVLEVNLVSEHRGKKLLTLRFSMTNQTAKLITDTHVSPLPLIQNEMTWPYRLGVNYKIVIQKNGNYWTVNFSNKLVLCFTLEKRQVISQVEVSGRIVTIRKVEVFRDV; translated from the exons ATGAAGACAATTGGACTGGCCGCGGCCGCGGTCGTTCTATCGCTTACTGCCTGGGTGCTTTATG AGATCAAAAGGACCCCAGTCTCGGCGAAGCTCACATTATCTGAACAGAAGCAG GAGCTGTCAACACTGACCACTAAGGAACCAGCGCTGAACGTGACCTCAGTCTTGGTAAAGACCACG aagctgccCAACACTACACTGACCACTAAGACACCAGCGCTGAACGTGACCTCAGTCTCG aagctgccCAACACTACACTGACCACTAAGACACCAGCGCTGAACGTGACCTCAGTCTCG aagctgccCAACACCACACTGACCACTAAGACACCAGCGCTGAACGTGACCTCAGTCTTG aagctgccCAACACTACACTGACCACTAAGACACCAGAGATGAACGTGACCTCCGTCTCGGTGAAGCCCACGGTGCAAGGACagcagcag gaGGTGCCCAACACTACACTGACCACTAAGAAACCAGAGATGAACGTGACCTCCGTCTCGGTGAAGCCCACGGTGCAAGGAGagcagcag gaGCTGCCCAACACCACACTGACCACTAAGAAACCAGAGATGAACGTGACCTCAGTCTCCGTAAACACCACGGTGCAAGGAGCGCAGCAG aagctgccCAACACCACACTGACCACTAAGAAACCAGCGATGAACGTGACTTCAGTCTCGGCGAAGCCCACGGTCAAAGGAAAGGAGGAG AACACACTGACCACTAAGAAAAAGATGAATGTCAACTCTAACTTTGTTTTGGACATACTGAAG gaCCTGTATAACCTGACCGATGAGGAACCAGAGGAGAAG aagctgccCAACACTACACTGACCACTAAGAAACCAGCGATGAACGTGACCTCAGTCTCGGTGAAGACCACGGCGCAAGGACAGCAGCAG aagctgccCAACACCACACTGACCACCAAGAAACCAGCAATGAACGTGACCTCAGTCTCGATAAAGACCACG gagCTGCCCAACACCACACTGACCACCAAGAAACCAGAGATGAACGTGACCTCAGTCTCGGTGAAGCCCACGGTGCAAGGAGAGCAGCAG aagctgccCAACACCACAACGACCACCAAGAAACCAGAGATGAATGTGACCTCAGTCTCG CTGCTCAACACCACAATGACCACCAAGAAACCACCGATGAACGTGACCTCAGTCTCCGTAAAGACCACGGTGCAAGGAGAGCAGCAG aagctgccCAACACTACACTGACCACTAAGAAACCAGAGATGAACGTGACCTCCGTCTCGGTGAACCCCATGGTGCAAAGACAGCAGCAG gaGCTGCCCAACACCACACTGACCAAGAAACCAGAGATGAACGTGACCTCAGTCTCGGTGAAGCCAACGGTGCAAGGAGAGCAGCAG aagctgccCAACACCACAATGACCACTAAGAAACCAGAGATGAACGTGACCTCAGTCTCGGTGAAGCCAACGGTGCAAGGAGAGCAGCAG aagctgccCAACACCACAATGACCACTAAGAAACCAGAGATGAACGTGACCTCAGTCTCGGTGAAGCCCACGGTGCAAGGAGAGCAGCAG aagctgccCAACACCACACTGACCACCAAGAAACCAGAGATGAACGTGACCTCAGTCTCGGTGAAGCCAACGGTGCAAGGAGAGCAGCAG aagctgccCAACACCACACTGACCACCAAGAAACCAGCGATGAACGTGACCTCAGTGAAGCCCACGGTGCAAGGACAGCAGCAG aagctgccCAACACCACACTGACCACCAAGAAACCAGATATGAACGTGACCTCAGTCTCGGTGAAGCCAACGGTGCAAGGAGAGCAGCAG aagctgccCAACACCACAATGACCACTAAGAAACCAGCGGTGAACGTGACCTCAGTCTCGGTGAAGCCCACGGTGAACGGACAGCAGCAG aagctgccCAACACCACACTGACCACTAAGAAACCAGCGCTGAATGTGACCTCAGTCTCG GTTCTTTTGCAGAAGCTTCCCAACACCACAAAAACCACCAAGAAACCAATGAAC AAGCTGCTCAAAACATTGACCACTAAGAAACCAAGGATCAGCGTGGTGAAGCCCGAATTGTTTACAGAGCTGCAG TTGGCTAAGTACTAcgtttggatttactccaacacCAACGTTTCCATCATCATCAACCCACAAGACCTGAATCTCGAAGT TCTTGAAGTCAATCTGGTGTCGGAGCACCGTGGCAAAAAGCTGTTGACCCTTCGGTTTTCAATGACAAACCAAACCGCCAAGCTTATCACAGACACCCATGTTTCGCCACTACCGCTGATCCAGAACGAAATGACCTGGCCTTATCGTCTTGGAGTCAACTACAAG atTGTTATCCAGAAAAACGGCAACTACTGGACCGTGAACTTCAGCAACAAGCTCGTGCTGTGTTTCACGCTTGAGAAGAGACAAGTCATCAGCCAGGTGGAGGTGTCCGGCCGGATCGTTACCATCAGGAAAGTGGAGGTTTTCAGGGATGTTTGA